In one Brassica oleracea var. oleracea cultivar TO1000 chromosome C9, BOL, whole genome shotgun sequence genomic region, the following are encoded:
- the LOC106316717 gene encoding uncharacterized protein LOC106316717 → MAIPQCTSCGLTLQHCQCRRQASTTAYTAYRRAYYPPLEITPVCYCGCYSCWSIVFVLVFLSLSGKLLGEGGCYLELFAHSVSVSNTNVTANISTADWRVGLVAMSPVTGCKISFHTIKSRLLRGEEVVSETSPSVDGFGQVVTSDKTDGPVISVDFKRVVTPGIIGDVVRGYRVEIVAGVDSDGFLMVLCGDLPVKFTADPAGNVIGSLLGNMKRCDYVFEDNLNIHV, encoded by the coding sequence ATGGCAATTCCTCAGTGTACCTCGTGTGGCCTCACTCTCCAACATTGTCAATGTCGCCGGCAAGCATCCACCACCGCATACACCGCATACCGCCGCGCATATTATCCGCCCCTTGAGATTACTCCAGTTTGTTACTGTGGTTGCTACTCATGTTGGAGTATTGTATTCGTCCTTGTCTTTCTCTCTTTGTCAGGAAAATTATTAGGCGAAGGTGGTTGCTACTTGGAGCTCTTTGCCCACTCTGTCTCCGTCTCAAATACAAACGTAACCGCAAACATCTCAACCGCTGACTGGAGAGTCGGTTTGGTTGCGATGAGTCCGGTCACCGGCTGCAAAATCTCTTTCCATACAATCAAGTCTCGTCTCCTTCGTGGAGAAGAGGTTGTGTCCGAGACATCTCCGTCGGTGGATGGTTTCGGTCAGGTTGTTACCTCCGACAAAACGGATGGACCAGTCATAAGTGTCGATTTCAAAAGGGTTGTAACGCCGGGAATTATTGGCGATGTGGTTAGGGGTTATCGAGTGGAGATTGTTGCCGGAGTGGACTCTGATGGTTTCTTGATGGTGTTGTGCGGCGATCTACCGGTGAAATTCACGGCGGATCCTGCGGGAAATGTAATTGGATCGTTACTAGGAAATATGAAACGGTGTGACTATGTATTCGAAGATAACTTGAATATTCATGTTTAG